Proteins encoded in a region of the Nonomuraea helvata genome:
- a CDS encoding MHYT domain-containing protein codes for MPTAVNHFTYGLLTPLLAYVMSCIGSMLGLRLTAQAHASRGGSRVRWLLGAAISIGGTGIWVMHFIAMMGFQVEGTQIKYDVWLTAASALVAIVVVGTGLFLVSYGGGRVLALLGGGLLTGLGVASMHYLGMYAMNMSAHVSYDRLTVAASVAIAVVAATVALWFTLRVKKTIWIAGAALVMGVAVSGMHYTGIYAMRVTVDAEPGPVSGADALDFLVPLMTVISLITLTMLLMVILSPSEEEMHEDAELVAKLELRRRTAQQQQQLTYPAAPPAPMPQPRRATQARRR; via the coding sequence CCCACCGCTGTGAATCATTTCACCTACGGCCTGCTGACACCGCTGCTCGCCTACGTGATGTCGTGCATCGGGTCGATGCTCGGACTGCGGCTCACCGCACAGGCACACGCCTCCCGCGGCGGTTCCCGGGTGCGCTGGCTGCTCGGCGCGGCCATCTCGATCGGCGGCACCGGCATCTGGGTCATGCACTTCATCGCCATGATGGGCTTCCAGGTGGAGGGCACCCAGATCAAGTACGACGTGTGGCTCACCGCGGCCTCGGCGCTGGTGGCCATCGTGGTCGTGGGCACCGGGCTGTTCCTGGTCTCGTACGGCGGCGGCCGCGTCCTGGCGCTGCTCGGCGGCGGCCTGCTGACGGGTCTCGGCGTGGCCTCCATGCACTACCTGGGCATGTACGCGATGAACATGTCCGCCCACGTCTCCTACGACCGCCTCACCGTGGCCGCCTCCGTGGCCATCGCGGTGGTGGCCGCGACGGTGGCGCTCTGGTTCACGCTCCGGGTGAAGAAGACCATCTGGATCGCCGGCGCCGCCCTGGTCATGGGCGTGGCCGTGTCGGGTATGCACTACACCGGCATCTACGCGATGCGCGTCACGGTCGACGCCGAGCCCGGCCCGGTCTCCGGCGCCGACGCGCTCGACTTCCTGGTGCCCCTCATGACCGTGATCAGCCTGATCACGCTGACCATGCTGCTCATGGTGATCCTCTCGCCGTCGGAGGAGGAGATGCACGAGGACGCGGAGCTGGTGGCCAAGCTCGAGCTGCGCCGTCGCACCGCCCAACAGCAGCAGCAGCTCACCTACCCCGCCGCGCCGCCCGCGCCGATGCCCCAGCCGCGCCGGGCCACGCAGGCCCGCAGGAGGTAG
- a CDS encoding MHYT domain-containing protein yields MSPIDHFSFGLLTPVLAYVMSSVGSMLGLLLTSRARLTGGREGKYWLAGAALAIGGTGIWTMHFIAMLGFSVNGSVIRYDVPLTALSALIAVVFVGLGLFLASHGGERLGFLLGGGVLTGVGVASMHYLGMAAMNMSAHVSYDPAVVSLSVLIAIGAATVALWFTLRVRGALRIGGAALVMGVAVSGMHYTGMYSMSVTTHPEMVPVPGARAIDLLLPLIVGISVITVGLLLTVILSPSEKELHSEAAYRARMRDSDEGAPEVDLFGTPRG; encoded by the coding sequence ATGTCGCCGATCGACCATTTTTCTTTCGGGCTCTTAACGCCCGTGCTCGCGTACGTCATGTCCAGCGTGGGCTCCATGCTCGGACTGCTGCTGACCTCGAGAGCCCGCCTCACCGGCGGGCGCGAGGGCAAGTACTGGCTGGCGGGGGCGGCCCTGGCGATCGGCGGCACGGGCATCTGGACCATGCACTTCATCGCCATGCTGGGCTTCTCGGTGAACGGCTCGGTGATCCGCTACGACGTCCCGCTCACCGCCCTGTCCGCCTTGATCGCCGTCGTCTTCGTGGGGCTGGGGCTGTTCCTCGCCTCGCACGGCGGGGAGCGACTGGGGTTCCTGCTCGGCGGCGGCGTCCTGACCGGCGTCGGCGTGGCGAGCATGCACTACCTCGGCATGGCCGCGATGAACATGTCCGCCCACGTCTCCTACGACCCGGCGGTGGTCTCGCTCTCGGTCCTGATCGCGATCGGGGCGGCGACCGTGGCGCTCTGGTTCACCCTGCGGGTCAGAGGCGCGCTCAGGATCGGCGGCGCGGCCCTGGTCATGGGCGTGGCGGTCTCGGGGATGCACTACACGGGGATGTACTCGATGTCGGTGACCACGCACCCGGAGATGGTGCCCGTCCCCGGCGCCCGGGCCATCGACCTCCTCCTGCCGCTGATCGTCGGCATCAGCGTGATCACCGTGGGCCTGCTGCTCACCGTCATCCTGTCCCCCTCGGAGAAGGAGTTGCACAGCGAGGCGGCGTACAGGGCGCGGATGCGTGACAGCGACGAGGGCGCGCCGGAAGTGGATCTCTTCGGCACGCCCCGCGGTTGA
- a CDS encoding 6-phosphofructokinase, which yields MRIGVLTGGGDCPGLNAVIRAVVRKGVSVYGHEFVGFRDGWRGPLEGDTMPLDIQAVRGILPRGGTILGSSRTNPIKIEGGVDRIKENLAATSVDALIAIGGEDTLGVAKQLYDRNVNVVGVPKTIDNDLSGTDYTFGFDTAVNIATEAIDRLHTTAESHHRALICEVMGRHAGWIALHAGMAGGANVILIPERPFDIDRVCEYVESRFRTRYSPIIVVAEGAHPIEGQMELQTGELDAFGHVRLGGIGEMLAKEIEKRTGKEARTTVLGHIQRGGTPTAYDRVLATRFGLQAIDAAHEGDYGKMVALRGTEIVRVGLDEATAELKTVPTSRYAEAEVFFG from the coding sequence ATGCGTATCGGAGTGCTCACCGGGGGCGGCGACTGCCCCGGTCTCAACGCTGTGATCAGGGCTGTCGTGCGTAAGGGGGTGAGCGTCTACGGTCATGAGTTCGTCGGCTTCCGTGACGGATGGCGCGGCCCGCTTGAAGGCGACACGATGCCGCTCGACATCCAGGCCGTGCGGGGCATCCTGCCACGCGGCGGCACCATACTCGGCTCCTCCCGCACCAACCCGATAAAGATCGAGGGCGGGGTTGACCGAATCAAGGAGAACCTCGCCGCCACCAGTGTCGACGCCTTGATCGCCATCGGGGGCGAAGACACGCTGGGCGTGGCCAAGCAGCTGTACGACCGCAACGTCAATGTGGTGGGCGTGCCCAAGACCATCGACAACGACCTGTCGGGCACCGACTACACCTTCGGCTTCGACACCGCCGTCAACATCGCGACGGAGGCCATCGACCGCCTCCACACCACCGCGGAGTCCCACCACAGGGCGCTCATCTGCGAGGTCATGGGCCGCCACGCGGGCTGGATCGCGCTGCACGCGGGCATGGCGGGGGGCGCGAACGTCATCCTGATCCCGGAGCGGCCGTTCGACATCGACCGGGTCTGCGAATACGTCGAGTCCCGCTTCCGCACCCGTTACTCCCCGATCATCGTGGTCGCCGAGGGCGCCCACCCGATCGAGGGCCAGATGGAGCTGCAGACGGGCGAGCTCGACGCGTTCGGCCATGTCAGGCTGGGCGGCATCGGCGAGATGCTGGCCAAGGAGATCGAGAAGCGCACCGGCAAGGAGGCCCGCACCACAGTGCTCGGGCACATCCAGCGCGGCGGCACCCCCACGGCGTACGACCGGGTGCTGGCCACCAGGTTCGGGCTGCAGGCCATCGACGCGGCCCACGAGGGCGACTACGGCAAGATGGTCGCACTGCGCGGCACCGAGATCGTCCGCGTCGGGCTCGACGAGGCCACGGCCGAGCTCAAGACCGTGCCCACCTCGCGTTACGCCGAGGCCGAGGTGTTCTTCGGCTAG
- the glpK gene encoding glycerol kinase GlpK translates to MSVLAIDAGTTGVTALVVTDNGQIESMGYEEFRQHFPSPGWVEHNPEDIWQATLSACSAALSRASGSPACVGLTNQRETAVLWDRRTLAAPCRAIVWQDRRTAEMCGRLRDAGHEARVSELTGLRLDPYFTASKLAWLAEHEEGVWEGVETGNVAVGTVDSYLIARLTGGARHVTDPSNASRTLLYGLASGTWEPELCELFGVPEHALPEIVPNYGPIGFTEPSAFLGLELPISGVAGDQQAALFGQTCFDVGDVKCTYGTGSFVLANLGGEIVRSEEGLLTTVAWQTPSGERTFALEGSIFVTGAAVQWLRDGLGLIGTASESEALARTVPDSGGVVFVPALTGLGAPHWDPHARGLITGITRGTTRAHLVRATLEAIAFEVRDVVEAMTGGAVPVLKADGGASTNDLLMQLQADQLGAAVERPALQETTALGAAFLAGLGAGVWGSKSDLRKTWQLERRFVPGARDDAAYARWRAAVELASYHPSVTG, encoded by the coding sequence GTGAGTGTGTTGGCCATCGATGCCGGGACAACGGGGGTGACCGCGCTCGTTGTCACCGATAACGGGCAAATCGAGTCAATGGGCTACGAGGAGTTCAGGCAACATTTTCCCTCGCCAGGCTGGGTCGAACACAATCCCGAGGACATCTGGCAGGCCACGCTCTCCGCGTGCAGCGCGGCGCTGAGCCGCGCCTCCGGCTCGCCGGCCTGTGTCGGTCTCACCAACCAGCGCGAGACCGCCGTCCTGTGGGACCGGCGCACGCTGGCCGCCCCGTGCCGGGCCATCGTCTGGCAGGACCGGCGCACCGCCGAGATGTGCGGGCGGCTGCGCGACGCGGGCCACGAGGCGCGCGTGTCGGAGCTGACCGGGCTCCGGCTCGACCCATACTTCACGGCCTCCAAGCTCGCCTGGCTGGCCGAGCACGAAGAGGGCGTGTGGGAGGGCGTCGAGACCGGCAACGTCGCCGTCGGCACGGTCGACTCCTACCTCATCGCCAGGCTCACGGGGGGCGCGCGGCACGTGACCGACCCGTCCAACGCCTCCCGCACGCTCCTGTACGGCCTCGCGTCCGGCACCTGGGAGCCCGAGCTGTGCGAGCTGTTCGGGGTGCCCGAGCACGCGCTGCCCGAGATCGTGCCCAACTACGGGCCGATCGGCTTCACCGAGCCGTCGGCCTTCCTCGGGCTGGAGCTGCCGATCAGCGGGGTGGCCGGCGACCAGCAGGCCGCCCTGTTCGGGCAGACCTGCTTCGACGTGGGCGACGTGAAGTGCACCTACGGCACGGGGTCGTTCGTGCTGGCCAACCTGGGCGGTGAGATCGTCAGGTCCGAGGAGGGACTGCTGACCACCGTGGCCTGGCAGACGCCGTCGGGCGAGCGCACGTTCGCGCTGGAGGGGTCGATCTTCGTGACCGGGGCCGCCGTCCAGTGGCTGCGCGACGGGCTGGGGCTGATCGGCACGGCGTCGGAGTCGGAGGCCCTGGCGCGCACGGTGCCCGACAGCGGGGGCGTGGTGTTCGTACCGGCTCTGACGGGGCTGGGGGCGCCGCACTGGGATCCCCACGCGCGCGGGCTGATCACCGGCATCACGCGCGGCACCACGCGGGCCCACCTGGTCAGGGCCACGCTGGAGGCGATCGCGTTCGAGGTGCGGGACGTGGTCGAGGCGATGACCGGGGGCGCCGTGCCGGTGCTCAAGGCCGACGGCGGGGCCAGCACGAACGACCTGCTCATGCAGCTCCAGGCCGACCAGCTCGGCGCGGCGGTGGAGCGCCCGGCACTCCAGGAGACCACGGCGCTCGGAGCGGCCTTCCTGGCCGGGCTGGGCGCCGGGGTGTGGGGGTCGAAGTCCGACCTGCGCAAGACCTGGCAGCTCGAGCGGCGCTTCGTGCCCGGCGCCCGTGACGACGCCGCCTACGCGCGGTGGCGCGCGGCCGTCGAGCTGGCCTCCTACCACCCGTCGGTCACGGGCTGA
- a CDS encoding N,N-dimethylformamidase beta subunit family domain-containing protein: protein MRKVLVLLLLVAGCGGMPPAPAPTAAPAPEPGTPSPSATTDVQESWRITERGAEHEIEGYADQVSVLPGERFHLRVSTTAPRFSASAFRMGANPAKIWESPEVKGERQAPMRVVGGPAVGTVSAAHWRPSLSVDTAGWPEGAYLIRLDASTGAQRYVPITVRSASTAGRVVILNGVTTWQAYNLWGGRSLYEGAGGFGGRSRAVTFDRPYDRDGARLFLDFEKGALAVAEQSHVALAYLTDLDLKPGVLDGARAVVSLGHDEYWSPGMRAVVTKARDSGTNLAFLGANAVYWRIAMHGRTLACDKERLCTLWRDSRPESALVGQMYDCFPAEGVYRVTRPGHWIFAGTKGESFPGMVGVEADKVSPGSPGNVQVLAESPFSCGGRATVSHSTYYVAPSGAGVFASGTMRWVCAMRGRRCGHGVPDRAAAFTRRATVNLLTRFAKGPAGVSP, encoded by the coding sequence GTGCGAAAGGTCCTCGTCCTGCTCCTTCTCGTGGCCGGGTGCGGCGGAATGCCCCCGGCCCCCGCCCCCACCGCCGCCCCGGCCCCCGAACCGGGCACCCCGAGCCCGTCCGCCACCACGGACGTGCAGGAGTCGTGGCGCATCACCGAGCGCGGCGCTGAGCACGAGATCGAGGGCTACGCCGACCAGGTGAGCGTCCTGCCGGGCGAGCGCTTCCACCTGCGGGTCTCCACGACCGCGCCGCGCTTCTCCGCCAGCGCCTTCCGCATGGGCGCGAACCCGGCCAAGATCTGGGAGTCGCCCGAGGTCAAAGGGGAGCGGCAGGCGCCCATGAGGGTCGTGGGCGGCCCGGCCGTCGGCACGGTCTCCGCCGCGCACTGGCGCCCCTCGCTCAGCGTGGACACCGCGGGCTGGCCGGAGGGCGCGTACCTGATCAGGCTCGACGCCTCCACCGGGGCCCAGCGCTACGTCCCGATCACCGTGCGCTCGGCCTCCACCGCCGGCCGCGTGGTGATCCTGAACGGGGTCACGACCTGGCAGGCGTACAACCTGTGGGGCGGCCGGAGCCTCTACGAGGGCGCCGGCGGGTTCGGCGGCCGCTCCCGCGCCGTCACCTTCGACCGCCCGTACGACCGCGACGGGGCCCGGCTCTTCCTGGACTTCGAGAAGGGCGCGCTGGCCGTGGCCGAGCAGAGCCACGTGGCCCTGGCGTACCTGACGGACCTCGACCTCAAGCCGGGCGTGCTCGACGGGGCCCGCGCCGTGGTGTCCCTGGGGCACGACGAGTACTGGTCGCCCGGCATGCGCGCCGTCGTCACCAAGGCCAGGGACAGCGGCACGAACCTGGCCTTCCTCGGCGCCAACGCCGTCTACTGGCGGATCGCGATGCACGGCAGGACGCTCGCCTGCGACAAGGAACGGCTCTGCACGCTGTGGCGGGACTCGCGGCCGGAGAGCGCGCTGGTGGGGCAGATGTACGACTGCTTCCCCGCCGAGGGCGTCTACCGGGTGACCCGGCCGGGCCACTGGATCTTCGCCGGCACCAAGGGCGAGAGCTTCCCCGGGATGGTCGGCGTGGAGGCCGACAAGGTGTCGCCGGGGTCGCCCGGGAACGTCCAGGTGCTGGCGGAGTCGCCGTTCTCCTGCGGCGGGCGGGCGACCGTCTCCCACAGCACCTACTACGTGGCGCCCAGCGGGGCGGGGGTGTTCGCGTCGGGGACGATGCGCTGGGTGTGCGCGATGCGCGGACGCCGGTGCGGGCACGGTGTGCCCGACCGCGCCGCCGCCTTCACCCGCCGTGCCACGGTCAACCTCCTGACACGCTTCGCCAAGGGCCCCGCGGGCGTCAGCCCGTGA
- a CDS encoding lactonase family protein: protein MKQVYVGGYGPGICALGGGLLARVASPSFLAAHPTLPVLYVAGELQRGWLTAYQTGQTLSPLDERPSEGDSPCHVAVDPTGSVLAATDYGDGTAVIYRLDSRGAFEGDPIVLRHKGSGPNKDRQEGPHAHQAVFHDEILHVSDLGTDEIRRYRYDGTPLEPIPMNPGTGPRHFAFIGSRLYVAGELDGTVTLIDGERRTVVPASREDVENCPSHLQVEGDLVYVANRGPNTITVLRAADLSPVAEVSSGGDWPRHFAIDGTTMYVANQQSNAVTVLELKDGVPQPSARGYEVERPSCVLIM from the coding sequence GTGAAGCAGGTCTATGTAGGCGGATACGGCCCCGGCATCTGCGCGCTCGGCGGCGGGCTGCTCGCGCGCGTCGCGTCGCCGTCGTTCCTGGCCGCTCATCCCACCCTGCCGGTGCTGTACGTGGCGGGCGAGCTCCAGCGCGGCTGGCTGACCGCGTACCAGACCGGGCAGACCCTGAGCCCGCTGGACGAGCGGCCGAGCGAGGGCGACAGCCCCTGCCACGTCGCCGTGGACCCGACGGGCAGCGTGCTCGCGGCGACCGACTACGGCGACGGCACGGCCGTCATCTACCGCCTCGACTCCCGAGGCGCGTTCGAGGGCGATCCGATCGTGCTGCGCCACAAGGGCTCGGGCCCGAACAAGGACCGCCAGGAGGGGCCGCACGCCCACCAGGCCGTCTTCCACGACGAGATCCTGCACGTCTCCGACCTCGGCACCGACGAGATCCGCCGCTACCGCTACGACGGCACCCCCTTGGAGCCGATCCCGATGAACCCGGGCACGGGGCCGCGCCACTTCGCGTTCATCGGATCCCGCCTGTACGTGGCGGGCGAGCTCGACGGCACCGTCACCCTCATCGACGGCGAGCGCCGCACCGTCGTCCCCGCCTCCCGCGAGGACGTCGAGAACTGCCCGTCCCACCTCCAGGTCGAGGGCGATCTCGTGTACGTCGCCAACCGCGGCCCCAACACGATCACGGTGCTGCGCGCCGCGGACCTGTCGCCCGTGGCCGAGGTGTCGTCGGGCGGCGACTGGCCGCGGCACTTCGCCATCGACGGGACCACCATGTACGTGGCCAACCAGCAGTCGAACGCCGTCACCGTCCTCGAGCTGAAGGACGGCGTGCCCCAGCCCTCCGCCCGGGGGTACGAGGTCGAACGCCCGTCCTGCGTGCTGATCATGTAA
- a CDS encoding helix-turn-helix domain-containing GNAT family N-acetyltransferase, translating to MIGVLQAGLLDSPYSLTEVRVLFELAHTAAMETGELRTLLGLDAGYLSRILTRLDADGLVARERSASDARKQLVRLTPAGAETFRSLDERSAGEIERLLAGLPDESQARLVAGMAEIRRLLGSEAGQRSYVIRPPRTGDLGWVAFRHGDLYAREYGWGTGFEQLVARIVGELDFSRDAGWIAEVDGERAGCVFCVRQDETTAKLRMLLVEPSARGLGIGRRLVEECLRHARAEGYKRMTLWTRDCLVSARRIYQATGFELESEETGTENGVEVTEQVWSRDL from the coding sequence GTGATCGGCGTGCTGCAGGCGGGCCTGCTCGACTCGCCGTATTCGCTGACCGAGGTGAGGGTGCTGTTCGAGCTGGCCCACACCGCGGCGATGGAGACCGGGGAGCTGCGCACCCTGCTCGGCCTGGACGCGGGCTACCTCAGCAGGATTCTGACCCGCCTGGACGCCGACGGGCTGGTCGCGCGCGAGCGCTCCGCGTCGGACGCGCGCAAGCAGCTCGTACGGCTCACGCCCGCGGGCGCGGAGACGTTCCGATCGCTCGACGAGCGCTCGGCCGGGGAGATCGAGCGGCTGCTGGCCGGGCTGCCGGACGAGAGCCAGGCGCGGCTGGTCGCCGGCATGGCCGAGATCAGGCGCCTGCTGGGATCGGAGGCCGGACAGCGCTCCTATGTGATCAGGCCCCCGCGCACCGGTGACCTCGGCTGGGTGGCCTTCCGGCACGGCGACCTCTACGCCCGCGAGTACGGCTGGGGCACCGGCTTCGAGCAGCTCGTCGCCAGGATCGTCGGCGAGCTGGACTTCTCGCGCGACGCGGGCTGGATCGCCGAGGTGGACGGGGAGCGAGCCGGGTGCGTGTTCTGCGTGCGCCAGGACGAGACGACGGCCAAGCTGCGGATGCTGCTGGTGGAGCCGTCCGCCCGGGGGCTCGGGATCGGGCGGCGGCTCGTGGAGGAGTGCCTGCGGCACGCGCGGGCCGAGGGGTACAAGCGGATGACGCTGTGGACCCGCGACTGCCTGGTGAGCGCGCGGCGCATCTACCAGGCGACCGGGTTCGAGCTGGAGTCGGAGGAGACGGGGACCGAGAACGGGGTCGAGGTCACCGAGCAGGTGTGGTCGCGCGACCTCTAG
- a CDS encoding MMPL family transporter, which translates to MAANTQVRPAREETGGPPLRRLGLLLVRRRRIVLALSAVVLVVAAALAAGAVPRLSLARFEAPGSESDRAQIELDRRFGTGSPDLVFLVTARSGTVDDPAVEAEGRELTARVAAQEGVAESASYWTRGRPATLRSEDGKHALIVVRVPGDAGHVRARVLPRLVPEITKGTGLLQVRAGGGEEVFRETVPLARQDFVRAELVIFPLAFVLLWLYQRRAMAALVPILAGVLAMVIGLALLRGVLLFADVSTFALNLTLAMGLGLGIDYCLFVIQRFREETRRGADRAGAVAGAVEHAGRTVLFSGLTVAASLAVLFALPFDFLRSFAYAGIAVVIGGLFAAVIVLPAALASIGGTMLPKRPLPKPAGPERATGFWHALATRVMRRPLLFGGLATAVLLLLASPLLGLRFGAADDRILPLEASSRQTQEVIRESFPAEESDAIQIVSKDRAAGDISQYAATLSCLPGVAQVDSAAGSFADGRRAGDGDTRRFQGQGAWLSVVPSGEALAGDPVRLVAAVRAVEPPFEVLVGGYPAELADYRASVVDRLPLVLALMLGVTFLVLFGMTGSLILPVKASLMNLLSLGVMFGALVWVFQDGNLSGLLGFTPTGTLDPSIPILMLCVAYGLSMDYEVFLLSRIKEEYDRTGDTEQAVATGLQGGAPLITSAGGILALTFAAYATAQVTFVQMLGVGMAVAVLVDATVIRAVLVPSLMRLAGPLNWWPRGRATTPAR; encoded by the coding sequence ATGGCAGCGAACACGCAGGTCCGGCCGGCTCGCGAGGAGACGGGCGGGCCGCCGCTGCGCAGGCTGGGACTCCTCCTCGTACGGCGCCGCAGGATCGTGCTGGCGCTGTCCGCCGTCGTGCTCGTCGTGGCCGCGGCGCTGGCGGCGGGGGCGGTGCCGCGGCTGTCGCTGGCCAGGTTCGAGGCGCCGGGGAGCGAGTCCGACCGGGCGCAGATCGAGCTGGACCGGCGCTTCGGCACCGGCAGCCCCGACCTGGTCTTCCTGGTGACCGCCAGGTCCGGCACTGTGGATGACCCCGCCGTCGAGGCCGAGGGCAGGGAGCTGACCGCGCGGGTCGCCGCGCAGGAGGGCGTCGCCGAGTCCGCCTCGTACTGGACCCGGGGCCGGCCCGCCACCCTGCGCAGCGAGGACGGCAAGCACGCGCTGATCGTGGTGCGCGTCCCCGGGGACGCCGGCCACGTGCGCGCGCGGGTCCTGCCCAGGCTCGTGCCCGAGATCACCAAGGGCACCGGCCTGCTCCAGGTGCGGGCCGGGGGAGGGGAGGAGGTCTTCAGGGAGACCGTGCCGCTGGCCAGGCAGGACTTCGTCCGGGCCGAGCTGGTCATCTTCCCGCTGGCGTTCGTGCTGCTCTGGCTCTATCAGCGGCGGGCCATGGCGGCCCTGGTGCCGATCCTCGCCGGGGTGCTCGCGATGGTGATCGGCCTGGCGCTCCTGAGAGGCGTCCTGCTGTTCGCCGATGTCTCGACGTTCGCCCTCAACCTGACGCTGGCCATGGGGCTCGGGCTCGGCATCGACTACTGCCTCTTCGTGATCCAGCGCTTCCGCGAGGAGACGCGGCGCGGCGCCGACCGGGCGGGCGCGGTCGCGGGCGCCGTCGAGCATGCGGGGCGGACCGTGCTGTTCAGCGGGCTCACCGTGGCCGCCTCTCTGGCCGTGCTGTTCGCGCTGCCGTTCGACTTCCTGCGCTCCTTCGCGTACGCGGGCATCGCCGTCGTCATCGGCGGCCTGTTCGCGGCGGTGATCGTGCTGCCCGCGGCGCTCGCCTCGATCGGCGGCACGATGCTGCCCAAGCGGCCGCTGCCCAAGCCGGCCGGGCCCGAGCGCGCCACCGGGTTCTGGCACGCGCTGGCCACCAGGGTGATGCGCCGGCCCCTGCTCTTCGGCGGGCTGGCCACGGCGGTGCTGCTGCTGCTCGCCTCGCCGCTCCTGGGGCTGCGCTTCGGCGCGGCGGACGACCGCATCCTGCCCCTGGAGGCGTCGTCCCGGCAGACGCAGGAGGTCATCCGCGAGTCCTTCCCCGCGGAGGAGAGCGACGCCATCCAGATCGTCTCCAAAGATCGGGCGGCAGGGGATATTTCGCAGTATGCCGCGACACTCTCCTGCCTGCCCGGCGTCGCCCAGGTCGACTCCGCCGCCGGCTCGTTCGCGGACGGCCGGCGGGCAGGCGACGGCGACACCCGGAGGTTCCAGGGGCAGGGCGCGTGGCTGTCCGTGGTCCCGTCCGGCGAGGCGCTGGCCGGCGACCCCGTGCGGCTCGTGGCGGCCGTACGCGCTGTCGAGCCGCCCTTCGAGGTCCTCGTCGGCGGCTATCCGGCCGAGCTGGCCGACTACCGGGCCTCGGTCGTCGACCGGCTCCCGCTGGTGCTGGCCCTCATGCTCGGCGTCACGTTCCTGGTCCTGTTCGGGATGACCGGAAGCCTGATCCTCCCGGTCAAGGCGTCGCTCATGAACCTCCTCAGCCTGGGCGTCATGTTCGGGGCCCTCGTCTGGGTCTTCCAGGACGGCAACCTCTCCGGCCTGCTCGGCTTCACCCCGACGGGCACGCTCGACCCCAGCATCCCGATCCTGATGCTCTGCGTCGCGTACGGCCTGTCGATGGACTACGAGGTGTTCCTGCTCTCCCGCATCAAGGAGGAGTACGACAGGACGGGCGACACCGAACAGGCCGTCGCCACCGGCTTGCAGGGGGGCGCGCCGCTGATCACGTCCGCCGGCGGCATCCTGGCGCTCACGTTCGCCGCGTACGCCACCGCGCAGGTGACGTTCGTGCAGATGCTCGGCGTCGGCATGGCGGTAGCCGTGCTGGTGGACGCCACCGTGATCAGGGCGGTCCTCGTGCCGAGCCTGATGCGCCTGGCGGGCCCGCTCAACTGGTGGCCTAGAGGTCGCGCGACCACACCTGCTCGGTGA
- a CDS encoding TetR/AcrR family transcriptional regulator — translation MPERTVRRQARGLKRMAEILDAAESVIAEVGYPEMTTNHVAARAGMSPGSLYQFFRNKEEILDGLVARYTVDRQEFWAARLAAVTPEVPLEALVGQLVDESVRFKGASPAYWSLLYGSATGDQLAAASQRLHADIARQVAAMLRRRSPDLPEERAALMGTMAVAMVKAVMPLVTSAPPERGAELVAELKVVLVRYLTA, via the coding sequence ATGCCTGAACGCACGGTCCGGCGCCAGGCGCGCGGCCTGAAGCGCATGGCGGAGATCCTCGACGCCGCCGAGTCGGTGATCGCCGAGGTGGGCTATCCGGAGATGACGACGAACCACGTCGCCGCGCGGGCGGGGATGTCGCCGGGGTCGCTGTACCAGTTCTTCCGTAACAAGGAGGAGATCCTGGACGGGCTGGTGGCCCGCTACACCGTCGACCGCCAGGAGTTCTGGGCCGCCCGGCTGGCCGCCGTCACCCCGGAGGTGCCGCTGGAGGCGCTGGTGGGGCAGCTCGTGGACGAGAGCGTCCGGTTCAAGGGCGCGTCACCGGCGTACTGGTCGCTGCTGTACGGGTCGGCGACGGGCGATCAGCTGGCCGCGGCGTCGCAGCGTCTGCACGCCGACATCGCCCGGCAGGTCGCCGCCATGCTGCGCCGCCGCTCCCCCGACCTGCCGGAGGAGCGCGCGGCGCTCATGGGGACCATGGCGGTGGCCATGGTGAAGGCGGTGATGCCGCTGGTGACCTCCGCGCCGCCCGAGCGCGGCGCGGAGCTGGTGGCGGAGCTGAAGGTCGTGCTGGTGCGCTATCTGACCGCATGA